The following are from one region of the Hymenobacter radiodurans genome:
- a CDS encoding alpha-ketoacid dehydrogenase subunit alpha/beta, giving the protein MLNSTAPAPDAEFTASAPTAAAPNPTRETLLRAYRLMRTADEMARLYEENKAVTAKYVHATARGHEAIQLAAAFHLLPTDYAAPYYRDDAMLLGMGITPYELMLQLMAKRDDPFSGGRTYYCHPSLRRAGFPTIPHQSSATGMQAIPATGMAHGIKYLESQRNKESMADYSSSSSDSAPVVLCSIGDGAMTEGEVSEALQMAVLHQLPIIYLVQDNDWGISATGREMRAMDAYEFAAGFKGLHRLRVDGADFSASYSAMSEAFAYVRRTRGPVLVHAKCPLLGHHTSGVRREWYRGDNLAQHTPQDPLPRLHQQLLLRSFAKRELEQAATEAAALVRADYERALLAPAPDPATFADHEFAPQAVTEEAGERTPAGADKVLMVDAALHAVDDILREFPEALFYGQDVGGELGGVFREAALLAKKYGDARVFNTPIQEAYIVGSTAGMSAVGAKAIVEIQFADYIWPALNQLVEELSKSCYLSNGQFPVQALIRVPIGAYGGGGPYHSGSIESTLLTIRGIKVVYPSNAADMKGLLRAAFLDPNPVVLLEHKGLYWSKVPGTEDAKTIEPAAGYVLPLGKAAIAQAADAEQLRRGNTCVVVTYGMGVHWAKTASRQFPGQVEVLDLRTLNPLDFEAVQAATMRHSKVLVLTEEPLMNSFAESLAGRIQRTCFQQLDAPVFTLGAANLPAIALNVDLERQMLPSAAKVAAALLELLEY; this is encoded by the coding sequence ATGCTGAACTCGACCGCCCCTGCCCCTGACGCTGAATTTACTGCTTCTGCACCCACTGCTGCTGCCCCCAATCCTACCCGCGAAACGCTGTTGCGCGCCTACCGCCTCATGCGCACGGCCGACGAAATGGCGCGTCTTTACGAAGAAAACAAGGCTGTAACGGCCAAATACGTGCACGCCACGGCGCGCGGCCACGAAGCCATTCAACTGGCCGCAGCCTTTCACCTGCTGCCCACCGACTATGCGGCGCCTTATTACCGCGACGACGCTATGCTGCTCGGCATGGGTATCACGCCTTATGAGTTGATGCTGCAGCTGATGGCTAAGCGGGACGACCCGTTCAGCGGCGGACGCACGTATTATTGCCATCCGTCGTTGCGCCGCGCGGGCTTTCCTACAATTCCGCACCAAAGCTCCGCCACCGGTATGCAGGCCATTCCGGCTACAGGTATGGCGCACGGAATCAAGTATTTGGAAAGTCAGCGAAACAAAGAATCGATGGCTGATTACTCTTCATCTTCGTCTGATTCGGCGCCGGTTGTGCTGTGCTCCATCGGGGATGGGGCCATGACGGAGGGCGAAGTGTCGGAAGCGCTGCAAATGGCCGTTCTGCATCAGTTGCCCATTATTTATCTGGTGCAGGACAACGATTGGGGTATCTCGGCTACCGGGCGGGAAATGCGGGCTATGGACGCCTACGAATTTGCGGCGGGCTTTAAAGGCCTGCACCGCCTGCGCGTGGATGGGGCTGATTTTTCGGCTTCGTATTCGGCTATGAGTGAAGCATTTGCTTATGTGCGCCGCACCCGTGGTCCGGTGTTAGTACACGCTAAGTGTCCGCTGCTTGGCCACCACACCAGCGGCGTGCGCCGCGAGTGGTATCGTGGCGACAACCTTGCCCAGCACACTCCGCAGGACCCCTTGCCCCGCCTGCACCAGCAGCTGCTTCTGCGCAGCTTTGCTAAACGAGAACTGGAGCAAGCCGCCACTGAAGCTGCCGCCCTCGTGCGCGCCGATTACGAGCGTGCCCTGCTCGCGCCCGCACCCGACCCCGCCACCTTTGCCGACCACGAATTTGCCCCCCAGGCCGTGACGGAAGAGGCTGGGGAACGCACCCCCGCCGGCGCCGACAAAGTGCTGATGGTAGATGCTGCGTTGCACGCCGTTGATGATATTCTGCGCGAGTTTCCCGAAGCGCTGTTTTACGGACAGGATGTAGGCGGCGAGCTGGGGGGCGTTTTTCGCGAAGCGGCACTGCTGGCCAAGAAATACGGCGATGCGCGCGTGTTTAATACCCCGATTCAGGAAGCTTACATCGTGGGCAGCACGGCCGGCATGAGCGCCGTAGGGGCGAAGGCCATTGTGGAGATTCAGTTTGCCGACTATATCTGGCCGGCCCTCAACCAATTAGTTGAGGAATTGTCGAAGTCGTGCTACCTATCGAATGGGCAGTTTCCGGTGCAGGCGCTGATTCGGGTGCCCATTGGCGCGTACGGTGGGGGCGGACCTTATCATTCGGGCTCCATCGAAAGCACTTTGCTCACTATTCGGGGCATCAAAGTGGTGTATCCCAGCAATGCCGCCGACATGAAAGGCCTGCTGCGCGCTGCTTTTCTGGACCCCAATCCGGTCGTTTTGCTGGAGCACAAAGGCTTGTATTGGAGTAAGGTGCCCGGTACGGAAGATGCCAAAACGATTGAGCCGGCGGCTGGCTACGTGCTGCCCTTAGGCAAAGCCGCCATCGCTCAGGCCGCCGATGCTGAGCAGCTTCGGCGGGGCAATACCTGCGTGGTCGTTACGTATGGCATGGGCGTGCATTGGGCCAAAACGGCCAGCCGGCAGTTCCCTGGTCAGGTGGAAGTGCTGGACCTGCGCACCCTGAACCCGCTGGATTTTGAAGCGGTGCAGGCTGCCACAATGCGCCATAGTAAAGTGCTGGTGCTCACCGAAGAACCCTTGATGAACTCATTTGCCGAGTCGTTGGCTGGGCGCATCCAGCGCACCTGCTTCCAGCAGCTCGATGCGCCCGTGTTCACCTTAGGCGCTGCTAATTTGCCCGCCATTGCATTGAACGTCGACTTAGAGCGGCAGATGTTGCCTAGTGCTGCAAAGGTCGCCGCCGCCCTGCTGGAACTACTGGAGTACTAA
- a CDS encoding RNA polymerase sigma factor, which translates to MDSSVASKTQRPYSAWNDDALVAALEAGDEKAFTEIYERYWQRLYELAYRKLGSAADAEEVVQDLFVAFWQKRATARIHKLDVYLFVAAKYKIIDCIRSRATHEGYVAFATPHLPTADRATEETLSTADLSAALAASVGSLPANTQAVFRLSREQYQSVPQIAGQLNIAPKTVEYHLTQSLRFLRARLKDFLVLTLLAYQLLF; encoded by the coding sequence GTGGATTCTTCCGTTGCCTCTAAAACCCAGCGGCCCTATTCCGCCTGGAACGACGATGCATTGGTAGCGGCATTGGAGGCCGGAGATGAAAAAGCTTTCACCGAAATATATGAGCGCTACTGGCAACGGCTCTATGAGCTGGCCTATCGCAAACTCGGCTCCGCAGCCGATGCCGAAGAGGTAGTGCAGGATCTATTTGTGGCCTTCTGGCAAAAGCGGGCTACCGCTCGTATTCACAAACTGGATGTCTATCTGTTTGTGGCCGCTAAATACAAAATTATCGACTGCATCCGGAGCCGCGCCACGCACGAAGGTTATGTGGCCTTTGCCACCCCGCATTTACCCACTGCTGACCGGGCGACGGAGGAAACGCTCAGCACCGCCGACCTGTCGGCGGCCCTTGCGGCCAGCGTGGGCAGTTTACCGGCCAATACCCAGGCCGTTTTTCGTCTGAGTCGGGAGCAATACCAGTCGGTGCCGCAAATTGCGGGGCAGCTGAATATAGCCCCCAAAACGGTGGAGTATCATCTTACCCAATCGCTACGGTTTCTACGAGCACGTTTGAAAGATTTTCTGGTGCTTACTCTCCTAGCTTATCAGCTGCTTTTTTAA
- a CDS encoding riboflavin synthase, translating into MFTGIIESLGTITAVQTEGTNRHFTVATPFAHELQIDQSVAHDGVCLTVVAVDAAAGTHTVTAIDETLQKTNLGKWQPGRRVNLERCLSANGRFDGHIVQGHVDLTATCESVTDQNGSWVYRFRHAPGPGRVTVEKGSISINGTSLTCFDSTDDGFSVAIIPYTYEHTTFQDLRPGDLVNLEFDIVGKYVAKLLGK; encoded by the coding sequence GTGTTTACTGGAATAATAGAATCACTCGGCACCATTACGGCTGTGCAAACGGAAGGCACTAATCGCCATTTTACGGTGGCCACGCCGTTTGCCCACGAATTACAGATTGACCAAAGCGTCGCCCACGACGGCGTCTGCCTGACGGTTGTGGCCGTGGATGCGGCCGCTGGTACGCACACCGTCACGGCCATTGATGAAACCCTGCAAAAAACCAATCTGGGGAAGTGGCAGCCCGGCCGCCGCGTAAACCTGGAGCGCTGCCTGTCGGCTAATGGGCGCTTTGATGGCCACATCGTGCAGGGCCACGTCGACCTGACGGCTACCTGCGAGAGCGTAACCGACCAGAACGGCTCCTGGGTTTACCGCTTTCGCCATGCGCCTGGCCCCGGCCGCGTGACCGTGGAAAAAGGCTCCATCAGCATCAATGGCACCAGCCTCACCTGCTTCGATAGCACCGACGACGGTTTCAGCGTGGCCATCATTCCCTACACCTACGAGCACACCACTTTTCAGGACCTACGCCCCGGCGACTTGGTAAATCTGGAATTTGATATTGTAGGAAAGTACGTAGCCAAGCTCCTAGGCAAGTAG
- a CDS encoding cation-transporting P-type ATPase has product MQISTSVETVLKELAANPATGLSDAEVAARRTKHGPNRLQAQVKKTILQLALAQLNDALIYVLLGAVAITLFLGEYVDAVIILCVILINAALGVAQEVKAGNAIEALKKCRLRTRWCAATGK; this is encoded by the coding sequence ATGCAAATCTCAACCTCCGTAGAAACTGTACTGAAGGAGTTGGCCGCGAACCCCGCCACCGGCCTTTCCGATGCGGAAGTAGCTGCCCGACGAACCAAGCACGGTCCCAACCGCTTGCAGGCGCAGGTGAAAAAAACCATCCTGCAGCTGGCGCTGGCGCAGCTCAACGACGCCCTTATCTACGTACTGTTAGGAGCCGTGGCCATCACCCTCTTCCTAGGCGAGTACGTGGACGCCGTTATTATCCTGTGCGTTATCCTGATAAACGCGGCGCTGGGTGTAGCGCAGGAAGTGAAAGCCGGCAATGCCATTGAAGCGCTCAAAAAATGTCGGCTCCGCACGCGCTGGTGCGCCGCAACGGGGAAGTAA
- a CDS encoding glucose 1-dehydrogenase translates to MSSFQGKSIIITGAAMGLGLAAAQELAALGANLLLVDYNEQSLTQAQEQLTAQFPSARIETAVADVSDEAAVRNYVEAAVNAFGRIDGLYNNAGIEGKQASIVDYDIAVFKKVIDINLMGVYYGLRYVLPVMQRQGYGRIVNVASVGGIRGVLNQMPYVASKHAVSGMTKNAALEYARHGIITNAIAPGAILTPMVAEAFKQVNPADPKQAETEYAQRNPTKRLGLPEEVAKVVAFLLSEDAAYINGQTIAIDGGESNMYGNS, encoded by the coding sequence ATGAGCTCATTCCAGGGAAAATCAATCATAATCACAGGCGCCGCAATGGGCCTAGGTTTGGCAGCGGCGCAGGAGCTAGCCGCCCTCGGCGCCAATCTGCTGCTGGTCGACTACAACGAACAAAGTCTGACCCAGGCGCAAGAGCAGCTGACCGCGCAGTTCCCGTCTGCCCGTATCGAAACAGCCGTGGCCGATGTGTCCGACGAGGCAGCCGTGAGGAACTACGTGGAAGCCGCCGTGAACGCCTTTGGGCGCATCGACGGGCTCTACAACAACGCCGGCATTGAAGGCAAGCAGGCGAGCATCGTTGATTACGACATAGCAGTGTTCAAAAAAGTAATCGATATCAACCTGATGGGCGTGTATTATGGTCTGCGCTACGTATTGCCGGTGATGCAACGGCAGGGCTACGGCCGCATCGTCAACGTGGCGTCGGTGGGGGGAATTCGAGGGGTGCTCAACCAGATGCCCTATGTAGCCAGCAAGCACGCCGTATCGGGCATGACCAAAAACGCGGCGCTGGAATACGCGCGCCACGGCATCATCACAAACGCCATTGCGCCGGGCGCTATCTTGACGCCGATGGTGGCCGAAGCGTTCAAGCAAGTAAACCCCGCCGACCCAAAGCAGGCTGAAACCGAATACGCCCAGCGTAACCCCACCAAGCGGCTGGGCTTGCCTGAAGAAGTGGCCAAGGTAGTGGCCTTCCTGCTTAGCGAAGACGCCGCCTACATCAACGGCCAGACCATTGCCATCGACGGCGGCGAATCGAACATGTACGGCAACAGCTAA
- a CDS encoding phosphatase PAP2 family protein produces MDKWMVFFTDRFVWFPAYFVMALVLGYLFKRRALLLLPMLGLSVLLTDSISSRLFKPYFARLRPCHDPDLSESLNLVHGCGGQFGFLSSHAANAFSLAVFLILVLPRRFWLVKIVVLVWAVIVSYSRIYLGAHYPSDVLAGTLLGCLTAWGCAELYLFGAKRWWQHEPAV; encoded by the coding sequence ATGGACAAGTGGATGGTCTTTTTCACTGACCGCTTCGTCTGGTTCCCCGCCTACTTTGTGATGGCCCTCGTGCTGGGCTACTTATTTAAGCGCCGCGCCCTGCTCCTGCTGCCCATGCTGGGCCTGAGCGTACTGCTCACCGACTCGATTTCCAGTCGGCTCTTCAAACCGTATTTTGCACGTCTTCGCCCCTGCCACGACCCCGACTTATCGGAGTCGCTGAACCTAGTGCATGGCTGTGGGGGGCAATTTGGGTTTTTGTCATCGCACGCGGCCAACGCCTTTTCTTTGGCCGTCTTTCTGATTCTGGTGCTGCCTCGCCGCTTCTGGCTAGTCAAGATTGTGGTGCTGGTCTGGGCCGTAATTGTTTCCTACAGCCGCATTTATCTGGGCGCTCATTACCCTTCCGATGTACTGGCCGGCACATTGCTGGGCTGCCTCACCGCCTGGGGATGCGCTGAGCTGTATCTGTTTGGCGCGAAGCGGTGGTGGCAGCACGAGCCTGCGGTGTAG
- a CDS encoding T9SS type A sorting domain-containing protein, whose product MPLAAQLGAGSRQTIFANADADNDGVRNMFDLDSDNDGILDNREAQTTAAYRAPSGLDFDHDGLDNAYDLVPGLDPATGRAAIAGTALSAATLANTDLDEVADILDSNSDNDALADWQEGFDDNRNSSSIDDLVGRAVKFAAANPIKAAYYAAANSNPAWLEDADGDAIPNFLDPGNVHYHDDNANGLIDLFDAAYGGTPSTAPRRDATQTDADFRFVPQPVKITAPEKGPMPVVPLPVVLIDFQAHAAGRDALLSWATAQEQTNARFDIERSLDGLEFVVIGQRLGNGSTTQRQAYDFRDKNVGATPGTVYYRLRQVDTDGKVMLSEVKPVTFIAQPAALLTLHPNPATDYAILDLSGLPQVSYSIEIHGADGRMLTRFEAAGGTPLRLATATYPVGTYMIRVVNSNFHQLLKLIKN is encoded by the coding sequence ATGCCCCTGGCCGCGCAGCTTGGCGCGGGTAGCCGCCAGACAATTTTTGCTAATGCCGACGCCGACAACGACGGTGTGCGCAACATGTTTGATCTGGACTCCGACAACGATGGAATTCTGGATAATCGCGAAGCTCAAACCACGGCCGCTTACCGCGCGCCCTCGGGCCTGGACTTTGACCATGATGGCCTGGATAACGCCTATGATTTAGTCCCCGGCCTCGATCCGGCTACGGGGCGGGCAGCTATAGCGGGCACAGCATTAAGCGCCGCTACTCTCGCGAATACTGACCTCGATGAGGTAGCTGATATACTCGATTCGAACTCTGATAATGATGCTTTAGCAGATTGGCAGGAAGGCTTCGATGACAATCGGAACAGCAGTAGCATAGACGATTTGGTGGGCCGCGCGGTCAAGTTTGCTGCCGCCAACCCAATCAAAGCGGCGTATTATGCCGCCGCTAACAGCAATCCAGCCTGGCTGGAAGATGCGGATGGCGATGCAATACCTAATTTCCTCGATCCGGGCAACGTGCACTACCACGATGATAATGCCAATGGCTTGATTGACCTTTTTGACGCTGCATACGGGGGAACGCCCTCGACTGCTCCCCGCCGCGACGCGACTCAAACCGATGCCGATTTCCGCTTCGTACCTCAGCCAGTGAAAATTACAGCACCGGAAAAAGGCCCAATGCCGGTAGTCCCGCTGCCCGTGGTACTCATCGACTTTCAGGCCCACGCCGCCGGGCGCGATGCTCTCCTATCATGGGCCACGGCACAGGAGCAAACGAATGCGCGCTTTGACATAGAGCGCTCCCTCGATGGGCTGGAATTTGTAGTCATCGGCCAGCGCCTGGGAAACGGCTCTACTACTCAGCGCCAGGCATATGATTTCCGCGACAAAAACGTTGGGGCCACGCCCGGCACCGTGTATTATCGTCTGCGCCAGGTAGATACAGATGGCAAAGTAATGCTAAGCGAGGTCAAGCCTGTGACCTTCATTGCCCAACCTGCCGCGCTGCTTACGCTTCACCCCAATCCAGCTACCGATTACGCTATCCTTGATCTGTCGGGACTGCCACAAGTAAGCTATTCCATCGAGATTCACGGTGCCGACGGACGAATGCTCACTCGCTTTGAGGCCGCTGGTGGCACTCCTCTACGCTTAGCAACAGCCACTTACCCGGTGGGCACGTACATGATTCGGGTGGTGAATAGCAATTTTCACCAACTGCTGAAGCTGATTAAAAACTAG
- the hemF gene encoding oxygen-dependent coproporphyrinogen oxidase codes for MRAFQTRLCAQLEAADGGAAFRTDTWERPGGGGGVSRVLENGAILEKGGVGFSAVHGKMSAQAAKVLLMPDPHFFATGVSVVMHPRSPRVPIIHMNVRYFEAGNGEAWFGGGIDLTPIYVDEAQARWFHQTLKTACDRHDATYYPRFRETADDYFYLPHRQETRGVGGIFFDRLTVGTHGSADQLFAFVQEVGDVFGPTYTELMRQNAPQPYGPREESWQMLRRSRYAEFNLAFDRGTRFGLETGGRTESILMSLPPRCEWHYDQQPEPHSPEAETLAWLRKGVLWAEMPPKS; via the coding sequence ATGCGAGCCTTTCAAACGCGCCTGTGCGCGCAGCTGGAAGCGGCCGACGGGGGTGCCGCTTTTCGCACCGACACCTGGGAGCGGCCTGGTGGTGGCGGTGGGGTATCGCGGGTGCTGGAGAACGGAGCCATTCTAGAGAAAGGCGGCGTTGGCTTTTCAGCGGTGCACGGCAAAATGAGCGCCCAGGCGGCTAAGGTGCTGCTCATGCCCGATCCGCACTTTTTTGCCACGGGCGTGTCGGTGGTGATGCATCCGCGCAGTCCGCGCGTGCCTATCATCCATATGAATGTGCGCTACTTTGAGGCGGGCAATGGCGAGGCTTGGTTTGGCGGCGGTATCGATCTGACGCCGATTTACGTGGATGAAGCCCAGGCCCGCTGGTTTCATCAAACCCTGAAAACCGCCTGCGACCGGCACGACGCCACCTATTATCCGCGCTTCCGGGAAACGGCCGACGATTACTTTTATCTGCCCCATCGTCAGGAAACCCGCGGTGTGGGGGGCATTTTTTTCGACCGCCTCACCGTGGGAACGCATGGCTCGGCCGACCAGCTTTTTGCTTTCGTGCAGGAAGTAGGCGACGTTTTTGGCCCAACTTATACTGAGCTAATGCGCCAAAATGCCCCCCAGCCGTACGGGCCGCGTGAGGAAAGCTGGCAGATGCTGCGCCGGTCGCGCTACGCGGAATTCAACCTGGCCTTCGACCGTGGCACACGATTTGGGCTTGAAACGGGCGGGCGCACCGAAAGCATTTTGATGAGCCTGCCGCCCCGCTGCGAGTGGCATTACGACCAGCAACCCGAGCCCCATTCGCCCGAGGCGGAAACCCTGGCCTGGCTCCGCAAAGGTGTATTATGGGCCGAAATGCCCCCTAAGTCCTGA
- a CDS encoding calcium:proton antiporter, with protein MRFKLPLPVWTILAPVLAWLSYAGVAFGWGGTYLLVVAAALIGCVLAAVYHAEVVAHRVGEPFGTLVLALAVTIIEVSLIVSLMIAGGPETTALARDTVFAAVMIIITGITGLCLLAGGVHHKEQVFEQQGVTAALVTLTAILVLTLILPNYTTSMAGPMYNFLQQGFIAIVSLLLYGTFILVQTVRHRDFFLPPTGTSDEEVHATPPTNKVAGLSFFLLLAGLVAVVLLAKALSPTIEAGVVSIGAPKSLVGVIIAAVVLLPEGLAAWQAARKNRLQTSLNLALGSALASIGLTIPAVAVLSAITGLTITLGIDIKSTVLLVLALITNILSFSTGRTHMLHGVVLLVIFAVYLFTIVVP; from the coding sequence ATGAGGTTTAAGTTACCACTTCCTGTCTGGACAATTCTGGCTCCGGTTCTTGCGTGGCTATCCTACGCGGGAGTAGCGTTCGGCTGGGGCGGCACCTATTTGCTGGTGGTTGCCGCCGCACTGATTGGGTGCGTGTTAGCAGCCGTCTATCACGCCGAAGTGGTTGCCCACCGGGTAGGCGAGCCATTTGGGACCTTGGTGCTTGCCCTGGCCGTTACCATCATTGAGGTGTCGCTTATCGTTTCGCTGATGATTGCGGGAGGGCCCGAAACAACCGCGCTGGCCCGCGACACGGTATTTGCCGCGGTCATGATTATTATCACCGGCATAACGGGCCTATGTCTGCTGGCTGGGGGCGTGCATCACAAAGAACAGGTGTTCGAGCAGCAGGGCGTGACGGCGGCGCTGGTGACGTTGACGGCCATTCTGGTGCTGACCTTAATCTTGCCGAACTATACCACCAGCATGGCGGGCCCGATGTATAATTTTCTGCAGCAAGGTTTTATAGCCATCGTTTCCTTGCTGCTCTACGGCACGTTCATACTGGTTCAAACGGTCCGTCACCGAGACTTCTTTTTGCCCCCCACGGGCACTTCCGATGAAGAGGTCCACGCAACACCTCCAACTAATAAGGTAGCGGGGCTAAGCTTCTTCCTGTTGCTGGCGGGCTTGGTAGCCGTGGTGTTGCTGGCCAAAGCGCTGTCGCCAACTATTGAGGCCGGCGTGGTGAGCATAGGGGCCCCAAAATCATTGGTAGGGGTTATTATTGCAGCGGTCGTGCTGCTGCCTGAAGGCTTGGCTGCCTGGCAGGCGGCGAGAAAAAACCGTCTGCAAACCAGCCTCAATCTTGCCCTTGGCTCGGCTCTGGCCAGCATCGGGCTAACCATTCCGGCGGTTGCTGTCTTGTCCGCAATCACCGGCCTGACTATTACGCTCGGCATCGACATAAAGTCAACGGTATTGCTGGTCCTGGCCCTGATTACCAATATATTGTCGTTCTCTACCGGTCGCACCCACATGCTACACGGAGTAGTCCTGCTGGTCATATTTGCCGTTTATCTGTTCACGATTGTAGTGCCGTAA
- a CDS encoding cation-translocating P-type ATPase, producing MSAPHALVRRNGEVREIDSEELVPGDIVLLDAGRFVAADLRLLESANLQIEESALTGESVPTTKDAQATFDDPQTPLGDQANTAFMSTLVTYGRGVGVVVGTGMKTEVGKIATLINEEEESKTPLQKKLDELGKTLGKVAVGICAAMFVLAYFQGRDLASTFLLAVSLAVASIPEGLAAIVAVVLSIGVTAMARRNAIIKRLPAVETLGSVNIVCSDKTGTLTQNKMTVTRYFLPGVGEVTLGENGQASLEEAGLLAKALILCSDATYENGEGTGDPTEIALLVFGDQLGLDRKALEASDKRVGELAFESDRKLMSTLTDDHGRLRVFTKGAIDSLITRCTHIRENGQVVPLTADHCEQVVHVTDGMSGQALRTLAVAYKPVDQVVPPEEMEQDLILLGMVGMIDPPREEAKQAIRQAAQAGITTIMITGDHKNTAFAIARELGLADDLSQAVTGEELNQYSDEEFAGRAAQYRVFARVSPEHKVKIVKAFQAQGNIVSMTGDGVNDAPSLNAADIGVAMGITGTDVAKNAAAMILTDDNFATIIAAIEQGRNIYNNIKKSVIFLLASNMGEVVAMVFSIVIGWPAPLIATQLLWINLLTDSLPAIALGMDPSDPDVMRELPRKPNESFFAGGAGLRVVLGGTLIGLLTMTAFWYGFYEHGYQPYDAAIPEMVLEYAHTMAFMTIICCQLLYALSFRSATKSIFQVGLFSNKYLAGAVVLGMLLQLLALTVPFLQQAFKLRPLDARGWLVAIGLGIVPLIITELVKAIKRWRAVVPAVSNP from the coding sequence ATGTCGGCTCCGCACGCGCTGGTGCGCCGCAACGGGGAAGTAAGAGAAATAGACTCTGAGGAACTGGTGCCGGGCGATATTGTGCTGCTCGACGCCGGCCGGTTCGTGGCAGCCGACCTGCGGTTGCTAGAATCGGCCAATCTGCAAATCGAGGAGTCAGCCCTAACGGGCGAATCGGTACCCACAACCAAGGATGCGCAGGCCACCTTCGACGACCCGCAAACCCCGCTCGGCGACCAAGCCAACACGGCGTTTATGTCTACGCTGGTCACTTATGGCCGGGGCGTGGGAGTCGTGGTCGGCACCGGCATGAAAACGGAGGTGGGCAAAATCGCCACGCTCATCAACGAGGAAGAAGAAAGCAAGACGCCCCTGCAAAAAAAGCTCGACGAGTTGGGCAAAACGCTGGGCAAGGTAGCCGTCGGCATCTGCGCGGCAATGTTCGTGCTGGCCTATTTCCAGGGCCGAGATCTGGCCAGTACGTTTCTGTTGGCGGTGTCGCTGGCGGTGGCATCTATTCCCGAGGGCTTGGCGGCCATCGTTGCTGTGGTGCTTTCCATCGGCGTCACGGCCATGGCCCGCCGCAATGCCATCATCAAGAGGCTGCCCGCCGTGGAAACCCTGGGCTCAGTGAACATTGTTTGCTCCGACAAAACCGGTACGCTCACCCAGAATAAAATGACCGTAACGCGCTACTTCCTGCCGGGCGTGGGCGAAGTTACCTTGGGAGAGAACGGGCAGGCCTCTCTAGAAGAAGCCGGCTTGCTGGCCAAGGCATTAATTCTGTGTTCGGATGCCACCTACGAGAACGGTGAGGGTACCGGCGACCCCACCGAAATTGCCCTGCTTGTGTTCGGCGACCAACTTGGTCTTGACCGCAAGGCTTTGGAGGCCAGTGATAAGCGCGTGGGCGAGCTAGCGTTTGAATCGGACCGTAAGCTCATGTCGACCCTTACCGACGACCACGGCCGGCTGCGGGTGTTCACCAAAGGTGCTATCGATAGTCTTATCACCCGCTGCACCCACATTCGCGAAAACGGCCAAGTGGTGCCCCTTACGGCTGACCACTGCGAGCAGGTAGTACACGTCACAGACGGCATGTCGGGGCAGGCGCTGCGCACGCTGGCAGTGGCCTACAAGCCTGTCGACCAAGTAGTGCCACCTGAGGAAATGGAGCAGGACTTGATACTGCTGGGCATGGTGGGTATGATAGACCCGCCGCGGGAGGAGGCCAAGCAGGCAATCAGGCAGGCGGCGCAGGCCGGCATTACCACCATTATGATTACCGGCGACCATAAAAACACGGCCTTTGCCATTGCCCGGGAACTCGGGCTGGCCGACGACCTGAGTCAGGCCGTGACCGGAGAAGAGCTAAATCAGTATTCGGACGAGGAGTTTGCGGGCCGTGCGGCCCAGTACCGGGTGTTTGCCCGGGTGTCGCCGGAGCACAAGGTAAAAATCGTGAAGGCCTTCCAAGCTCAGGGCAATATTGTGTCGATGACGGGCGACGGAGTAAACGACGCACCCTCACTCAACGCGGCCGATATTGGGGTGGCGATGGGCATTACCGGCACCGACGTGGCTAAGAACGCGGCCGCCATGATTCTGACCGACGACAATTTCGCCACTATTATTGCCGCCATTGAGCAGGGCCGCAATATTTACAACAACATCAAGAAGTCGGTGATTTTCCTGCTGGCCAGCAACATGGGCGAAGTGGTAGCCATGGTCTTCAGCATCGTTATTGGCTGGCCCGCTCCCCTCATTGCCACCCAGTTGCTCTGGATAAACTTGCTCACCGATTCGCTACCAGCCATAGCCCTGGGCATGGACCCTAGCGACCCGGACGTGATGCGCGAGCTTCCCCGCAAGCCAAACGAAAGCTTTTTCGCGGGCGGAGCAGGGCTACGGGTGGTGCTGGGCGGCACCCTCATCGGTCTGCTCACTATGACTGCTTTCTGGTACGGTTTCTACGAGCACGGCTACCAGCCCTACGATGCGGCTATACCCGAGATGGTGCTGGAATACGCACATACCATGGCCTTTATGACCATCATCTGCTGTCAGTTGCTGTATGCGCTTAGCTTCCGGAGCGCCACCAAATCGATCTTCCAGGTCGGCCTGTTCTCCAATAAGTATCTGGCGGGGGCCGTGGTGCTGGGGATGCTGTTGCAATTACTAGCCCTTACGGTCCCATTTCTACAACAAGCCTTTAAACTCCGGCCCCTAGATGCGCGCGGCTGGCTGGTGGCTATCGGGCTGGGTATTGTGCCACTAATCATCACGGAGCTAGTGAAGGCCATCAAACGCTGGCGGGCGGTAGTGCCAGCCGTCAGCAACCCCTGA